CGCCCACGCGCGCCGGCGGCCCGCAAACCGGCCTCCCGCTTTACTTTGGCGGCGGGTTTGGGCTAGCATCGGCCAACGGGCAAGGCGCCCGCACACCCCGATACAGACAACAAAGTGACTGGCCCCGCCGCCGCAAGCGCCGCGGCGAGGCCCTCAGTTTCAGCTCGGACAGAGCCAGGCAGCGGAGACCACCATGAAAGTCAGCGACATCCTCCAGATCAAGGGCAATACGCTCTACACCGTGACGCCTGACACCTCCTTGCTGGTCGCCGTGCACACCATGGCCGAGCACGATATCGGCTCGCTGGTGGTGATGGAGTACGGCGACCTGGTCGGCATGCTGACCTTCCGCGAGATCATCGAGACGCTGGCCCGCAACAACGGCAACGTCGGCACCAGCAGCATCCGCAAGGTGATGGACGATGCGCCGCTGACCTGCACCATGGAAACCGACGTCAACGAGGTCCGCCGGATGATGCTGGAGCGTCACACCCGCTACCTGCCCGTGCTCGACAACCGCACGCTGATGGGCGTGATCTCGTTCTACGACGTTGCCAAGGCCGTGGTCGAGGACCAGAGCTTCGAGAACAAGATGCTCAAGGCGTATATCCGCGACTGGCCGGAAGAGCGCGCCGAGTGATGGCGCCGCGCCGCGCCGCCTGAAACCGCCTGCAACCGCCGGCCGCCTGCGGAAATACCCTTGGTGGGCCTCGGCCCGGCCGCGGCAAGGTGGCGGCCAGGCCGCGGCTGCGGCACACTAGCCGGCGTTCCCACTCCGTTGGCGGTCGTCCCGACCGACCGGCCCATCCAATGAGCCAACACAGCCAGTTCCGACTGCTCGGCCTGCGCCGCTTCGCTCCGTTCTTCTGGACCCAGTTCCTGGGGGCGATGAACGACAACGTGTTCAAGGTCGCCTTCACCTCGCTGGTGACCTATCACACGGCGCTGTTCGAGGGCGTCGATGCGCGCAGCGCGGCGTTCCTGATCTCGGCAATCTTTATCGCGCCGTTCGTGCTGTTCTCGGCCACCAGCGGGCAGATCGCCGACAAGCTGGAAAAGTCGCGGCTGATCCGGCTGGTCAAGTCGCTGGAGATCGCCATCATGGTGCTGGGGCTGGCCGGCTTTGCCTGGCACAGCGCGCCGCTGCTGTATGCCGGCACCTTCCTGATGGGGCTGCATTCCACGCTGTTCGGGCCGGTCAAGTTTGCCTACCTGCCACAGCACCTGGACGAGAGCGAGCTGGTCGGCGGCAACGGGCTGGTCGAGATGGGCACCTTCGTCGCGATCCTGATCGGCACGCTGATCGGCGGCGAGCTGGCGGGGCTGCGGCAGGGCGGCACCATTGTCGGTCCGCTGTACGTGGGCGCGGTGTGCGTGGCCATTGCCATAGCCGGGCGCCTGGTGGCGGGCGGGATCCCGGCGTCGCCGGCGCCGCAGCCGGACCTGCGCATCAACTGGAACCCGTTTTCCGAGACCTGGCGCAACCTGGTGCTGGCGCGCGGCAACCGCACCGTGTTCCTGAGCCTGCTCGGCATTTCGTGGCTGTGGTTCCTCGGGGCGACCTTCCTGACCTCGTTCTTCAGCTATGCCAAGGATGTGCTGGGCGGCGACCAGAATGTGGTGACGCTGCTGCTGGCGGTGTTCTCGCTGGGCATCGGCACCGGTTCGCTGCTGTGCGAGCGCCTGTCCGGGCGCCATGTCGAGGTCGGCCTGGTGCCGTTCGGCTCGATTGGCATGACCGTGTTCGCGGTCGACCTGTACTTTGCCAGCCAGGGCCAGGCGCCGGCCGCGCTGAGCGGCGTCGGCGCCTTCCTGGCCGCGCCGCACCACTGGCGCGTGCTGGCCGACCTGTTCCTGCTGGCCATGTTCGGCGGCTTCTACAGCGTGCCGCTGTACGCGCTGATCCAGAGCCGCAGCGCCCCCACGCACCGCGCGCGCATCATCGCGGCCAACAATATCCTGAACAGCTTCTTCATGATTGCCGCATCGCTGCTGGGTGTGGCGATGACGCAGGCCGGCTACAGCATCCCGCAGCTGTTCCTGGTGGTCGGTCTGCTCAATGCGGTGGTGGCGGTCTATATCTACTCGCTGGTGCCGGAGTTCCTGCTGCGCTTTATCGCCTGGATCCTGGTCCATACCCTCTATCGCCTGCGCCGCATCAACGCCGAGCGCATCCCCGCGGACGGTCCGGCGGTGCTGGTGTGCAACCACGTCAGCTTTGCCGATGCGGTGGTGCTGATGGCCTGCAGCCCGCGCCCGGTGCGCTTCGTGATGGACCACAACATCTTCAAGGTGCCGCTGCTGTCGTGGTTCTTCCGGCAGGCGCGCGCGATCCCGATCGCGCCGGCGCACCAGGACCCCGAGATGCTCAGGCGTGCCTACGACAGCGTGGCCCAGGCGCTGGAAGACGGCGACCTGGTCTGCATCTTCCCCGAAGGCAAGATCACCGCCACCGGCGAGATCAATCCGTTCAAGCAGGGCGTGCAGCAGATCATCCGCCGCACCCCGGTGCCGGTGGTGCCGATGGCGCTGCGCGGACTGTGGGGCAGCTTCTTCTCGCGCAAGGGCGCGCCGGCGATGTCGCGGCCGTTCCGGCGCGGCATCCTGAACCGGCTCGAACTGGTGGTGGGCGAGCCGGTGCCGCCCGAGGCGGCTACGCCGGAAGGACTGCAGCAGATGGTGCAGGCCTTGCGCGGCGACTGGCGCTAGCTCACGCAAAGGCGATCCCCGATGATTACCCTCTACACCTTCGGCCCCGCCTTCGGGCTGCCCGATGCCAGCCCCTTCGTGACCAAGGCCGAGATGCTGCTCAAGCTGGCCGGCCTGCCGTACCACGCGCGCCGCGGCAGCCTGCGGCGCGCGCCCAAGGGCAAGCTGCCGTACCTGGACGACATGGGCCGGATCGTGGCCGATTCCACCATGATCCGCTGGCACATCGAGAAGACCTACCACATCGACTTCGACGACGGCCTGGGCCCGGCCGAGCGCGGCATTGCCTGGGCCGCCGAGAAGCTGATGGAGGACCATCTCTACTGGGCGGTGGCGCGCGTGCGCTGGCTGGACCAGGCCAATTTCGACAAGGGCCCGGCCCAGTTCTTCCGCAGCGTGCCGGCGCCGGTGCGCGGCCTGGCCGAGCGGCTGGTGCGCTACAAGGTGCGCAAGACGCTGTGGGGGCAGGGCCTGGGCCGGCATAGCGAGGAAGAGCTGGTGGCGCTGGCCACCAAGGGTGTGACCTCGATCGCCGACATCCTGGGAGACAAGCGCTACCTGATGGGCGACAAGCCCTGCGGGGCGGATGCCACGCTGTTCGCCTTTGCCGGCAGCCTGCTGTGCCCCGTATTCGACACCCCGATCCGCACCGCGGCCGAGGGCCATGCCAACCTGGTGGCCTATATGGCGCGGATGCGCGCCGAGTTCTACCCGGAGCTGGCGGCCGCACCGGTGCCGCAGGGCGTAGCGGCCTGAGCGTTTCGGCACCGCCCGGGGCCGCCCGCGCATGGCCATTGGCCTTACAATGGAGGCCGTCCCCAATTCCTGTGCGGTTTCCATCATGTCCGGCAACACCCTTGGCCTGCTTTTCACAGTCACCACCTTCGGCGAATCGCACGGGCCCGCCATCGGCGCGGTGGTGGACGGCTGCCCGCCGGGCCTGGCGCTGACCGAGGCCGATATCCAGGGCGACCTGGACCGCCGCAAGCCCGGCACCTCGCGCCACGTCACCCAGCGCAAGGAACCCGACCAGGTCGAGATCCTGTCCGGCGTGTTCGAGGGCAAGACCACCGGCACCCCGATCTGCCTGCTGATCCGCAACACCGACCAGCGCAGCAAGGACTACGGCAATATCGTCGAGACCTTCCGCCCGGGCCATGCCGACTACACCTACTGGCAGAAATACGGCATCCGTGACCATCGCGGCGGCGGCCGCTCGTCGGCGCGCCTGACCGCGCCGGTGGTGGCGGCGGGCGCGGTGGCCAAGAAATGGCTGCGCGAACAGTACGGCACCGAGATCCGGGGCTATATGTCGCAGCTGGGCGAGATCGCGGTGCCGTTTACCGACTGGTCGCATGTGCCGGAGAACCCGTTCTTCGCCGCCAACGCCGACATCATCCCCGAGCTGGAAACCTATATGGACGCGCTGCGCCGCGACGGCGACTCGGTCGGCGCGCGCATCGAGGTGGTGGCCAGCCACGTGCCGGTGGGCCTGGGCGAGCCGCTGTTCGACAAGCTCGATGCCGATATCGCGCACGCCATGATGGGCATCAACGCGGTCAAGGGCGTCGAGATCGGCGCCGGCTTCGACAGCGTCGCGCAGCGCGGCAGCGTCCACGGCGACGAGCTGACCGCCGCGGGCTTCCGCACCAACAACGCCGGCGGCGTGCTGGGCGGCATCTCCACCGGGCAGGACATCACCGTGTCGCTGGCGATCAAGCCGACGTCTTCGATCCGCACCCCGCGCGAATCGATCGACAAGGCCGGCAATGCCGCCACCGTCGAGACCTTCGGCCGCCACGATCCGTGCGTGGGCATCCGCGCCACGCCGATCGCCGAGGCCATGCTGGCGCTGGTGCTGATCGACCACGCGCTGCGCCACCGCGCGCAGTGCGGCGACGTCCGCGTCGAAACGCCGCGCATCCCCGCGCAGGCCGGACAGACCCGCTGACTTGCCGCCGCTGCGCGGGACAGGCCCCGGCGCTGCCGGCGGCCCTGACTATGCCCGCTTCGGGCTGTTCTACCTGGGCTATTACGGCTACGTCGGCCTGATCTCTCCCTACGTCAGCCTGTATTTCGCCGACCGCGGCTTCGACCCGGTGCAGATCGGCGTGCTGATGGCGAGCTTCCAGGTCAGCCGCATCGTCGGGCCCTACCTGTGGGGCTGGCTGTCCGACGTGATGCACACGCGCGTGCGCATCCTGCGCGTCAGCGCGTTCACTTCGCTGCTGGCATTCCTGCTGCTGCCGGGCGTCGGCAGCTACGGCGGCATGATGGCGATGATGCTGACGCTGAGCCTGCTGACCAGCGCGATGTCGCCGCTGGGCGATGCCCTGACCATTTCCACGCTGCGCCGGCACGGCGCCTTCGACCACAGCTACGGCCGCATCCGCATGTTCGGCTCGCTCGGCTTCATCGGCGCGGTGCTGGCCGGCGGGGCGCTGTTCGAGGCGGTCGGCATGCGCGCGTTCCCGTGGGTGGCCAGCGCGCTGCTGGCGATCCTGGCGGCGGTGGTTCTGACCATGCGCGACGCGGCCGACGAGGGCCCGCGCACGCCGCCGCCGCGGGCCTTGCCGCTGCTGCGCCGCCCGGACGTGGCCTGGTTCCTGGCGTCGGCCTTCCTGATGATGTTCGCGCACGCGGCGCTCTACGTCTTCTATTCGCTGTGGCTGGAGACGCTGGGCTACAGCAAGTTCGCCATCGGCGTGATGTGGACCATCGGCGTGGTTGCCGAGATCGTGTTCTTCTACTATCAGGGCCTGCTGTTCGCGCGCTACGCGCTGCGCACCATCCTGGCGGGAACCTTCGTGCTGGCGGCGCTGCGCTTCGGGCTGACCGGCTACCTGGCGCAGTTCGCGTGGCTGATGGCAGTGGTGCAGGTGCTGCACGCGGCCACCTTCGCCGCGCACCACAGCGCCAGCCTGAAGCGCCTGCAGGTGTGGTTTGCCGGGCCGCTGCAGGGGCGGGGACAGGCGCTGTACACCGGCATCTCCTACGGCGTCGGCGGCACGCTGGGCGGGCTGGCGATGGGCTGGACCTGGAATGCGCTGGCGCCGGCGCATACCTTCGGCCTCGCCGCCGTGGCCGCGGCGGCGGGGGCCTTCTGCGCGGTGATGAGCTTTCGCGCGGAAGGCAGCCCGGCAAAAGCGGTCAAGGCGGCCGAGGGGGCCGAGGGGGCCGAGCGGGCCGAGGCGGTCAGCCGTGGCGACTCGGTCCAGGGCCGCTGAGCCGTCCGGCGTTCAGAACTTGTGGCGCAGCCCGGTGGTCACGCCGATGCGGTTGCCATGGCCGAAGAACGGCGTGACGAAGTTGGGCCTTGACGCGAGGGTGCGCCAGGTGCCCGTCAGCGCGGTGTAGTCGGCTTCGACATAGACATCGGTGCGCTTGCTCAGGTTGTAGTCCACCATCATCGCCGCCGTATAGCGGTTGCCGCCGTCGCCGTTGATCTTCATGCGGTCATAGGTGCCGGTGAGATAAAACGTCCATGCATCGCTGAACGCGTGCTTCAGCCCGGCATAGTAGGCGTTGTCGCGATAGCCCGCCTGGTCGTACGTACTGCGCGTGAAGCCTGCGTTGAACAGCGTATTGCCCCACCGGTACGTGCCGCCCACCGACCATACCTGCTGGTCGCTCGTCGGTACCGCGGTGCCGAAGTAGGTGGCGGTGTCGCGCATGATCTGGTAGCCGCCGGCAAGCTTGACGGGGCCGCTGCTGTAGGTCAGGCTCGCGCCGGTCGACGACGATGCCGGGAAGCTGCCGGCGACTTCGCCGAACGCATGCTGCGCGGCCACGGTGACCGGCCCGAATACGCCTGAGTACTTGAGCATGTTGTCCTGGCGCACGCCGCCGGTGTAGTTGCCGCTCTGGAAGGCGATCAGCCCCAGGTTGGGCAACGCCATGGTGTCGTAGCTGGCAATGACTTCGTGGATTACGGTGAAGTCGCGGCCCAGCTTCAGGCTGCCGAAATCCCCGCCGAGGCCGACGAAGGCCTTGCGCCCGAACAACCGGCCGCCTTGCGAGGCCATGCCCGTATCGGGCAGGAAGCCGTTCTCGAGCACGAAGAAGGCGCGGTAGCCGTTACCGAGCGTTTCGGTGCCCTGCATGCCGAAGCGCGTGCCGGTAAGTACGCCGTCGCCCATCTGGAACTTGCCGTCGCCGCTGGGGTTCTCGTGGGTGGTGTAGCGGATCGTGGTGTCGATCAGTCCGTACAGCGAAACCCCGCTCTGGGCGAGGGCCGGGCCGGCGAATCCACTGGCAAGGCAAAGCGGCAGGAAGAACTTCTTCATGTTGTCTCCGTGATGGATATTGGAATGTCCAGGACGGCAGGCGCCCTGGCAGGTGCTGCAAAAAAGGCGGGGTGTCAGGCCCGGATGTAGCTCGTCTTGCCGGCAGTAAAGAATTCGCGCGCGGCCCAGCCCTGCTCGTGCGGGCCGTATGAGGAGGCCCTGATGCCGCCGAACGGCACGTGATAGTCCACGCCCGCGGTGGCTGTATTGACCATGACCATGCCGGCGCGCAGCTGCCGCCGGAAGCGGCGCGCCGCAGACAACGAGCGCGTGCACACGCCCGCCGACAGGCCGAACGGGGTGTCGTTGGCAAGCTCGAGGGCATGGTCGTGGTCGCGCGCGCGCAGCACCGTCGCCACCGGTCCGAAGATCTCTTCCTGGGCTACGCGCATGCCGCTTTCGCATTCGAGGAATAGCGCCGGCGCCAGATAGAACCCGTCGCTGGCGCACCGCAGACGTTCGCCGCCGCACGCCAGCACGGCGCCTTCCTGGCGGCCGAGGGCGACGTAGCCGAGGTCCTTGTCGAGCTGGCTGGCGTCGGCCACGGGGCCGATGTCGGTGGCATCGTCCAGCGCGTGGCCGACGCGAAGCCGCTGCGTGGCCTCGCGCAATGCCCTGGTGAAGCGGTCGTGGATGTCGTCGGTCACGATGATCCGCGATGACGCCGTGCAGCGCTGGCCCGTGGAATAGAAGGCGCCTTGCACGGCGGCGTCGACGGCCACGGCGATATCCGCATCGCCCAGCACCACCAGCGGGTTCTTGCCGCCCATCTCCAGTTGCAGCCGCGTGCTGGTTCCGCCGAGGGCCTGCGCGATACGGCGGCCCGTAGCCTCCGATCCGGTAAAGGAGACAGCCGCGACATCCGGGGACGTCGTCAGGACCGGGCCAAGTTCCGTGCCGCGGCCCAGGACCATGTTGAAGACGCCGTCGGGCAGCCCGCTGCGCGACAGGATCTCGGCCAGCGCCCAGGCCGAGCCCGGCACCAGTTCCGCCGGCTTGAACACCACGCAATTGCCGAACGCCAGCGCAGGCGCAAGCTTCCATGCCGGGATGGCGATGGGGAAATTCCACGGCGTGATGATGCTGACCACGCCGACCGGTTCTGCCGTGACTTCCACATCGATGCCTGGCCGCACCGATGCCACCAGCTGCCCGTGCGGCCGCAGCGCTTCCTGCGCGAAGTACTTGAAAATCTGTCCGGCGCGCATGACCTCGCCGATGGCCTCGCGCAGGGTCTTGCCTTCTTCGCGCGCCAGCAGCCGTCCGAGCTCGTCCTTGCGATCCACGATTTCATGGCCGACGCGAGCGAGGATATCCGCGCGCAGTTGCACGGGACTTTCGGACCACGCACCAAAGGCTGCGCTGGCCGCCGCGATGGCTTCCTGCGCCAGGGCAGGGGTTGCAATGGCGGCTTCGCCAACGAGGTCGGACAAATCGGAGGGATTGCGGTTGGGGTCGTGCTGTTCGCTGTCGACCCACCGGCCGTTGATGTAGTTCTGGTATCGCATTGGATTTTGGATTTTGGAAAATCCAGTGTATAGTAAGCTCGTGCTTTACCAAACGCAACCGGATGCACCGGATTTCCCCATGCAACGCATCAACACTCCCACCTATGTCCGTCTGCGCGAACAGATCCGCGCCGATATTGCCGCCGGAATCTGGCCGCTCGGTGCGCACATCACGCTGGCGCAAATGGTGGAGCGGTACGAAGTCAGCCTGAATCCGGTGCGCGAGGCGCTGCTGCACCTGCAGGGCGAGGGCATCATCGACATGCAGATGCACCGCGGCGCGGTGATCCCCACCGTCGACGCGGCCTACATTGCCAACATCTATGACATGCGCGGGGCCATCGAGCAGATGCTGGCGGCCAAGGTCGCGGCGCTCGCGACGCCCGAGGACATCGAGCGGATCGATGCGGCGCGCCTGCATTACGAGGAGGTCGTCAGCGGCGACGACACTGGCGCGAGCGTGGCGGCGAACCGCGAATTCCACCGGGTCTTCAACCAGGTGGCCGGCAACCAGCCAGCGGTGGATGTGCTCGGCTCGCGCTCCAGCCTGGTCGATGCCCTGCGCCGTTCGCTTGGCTATGGCCCGCAGCGCAAGGACGCGGTGATTGCGCAGCACCGCAAGCTGGTGGCGGCGGTGCGCAAGGGCGACGGCGCGCTGGCCGCGCGCATCGCGCTGGATCACGCCGAATCGGCGCGCGACGACTTGCTGCGCATGATCGAAACACCGCACTAAGCCGTGGCGCCGGCCGGGCGCCACGAAATCGTTCCAAACCTGAACCAGGAGACAGCCGACATGGAGTTCGGTAAGGGCGCCGTGCGCCTAGCGTTTTCATTCACCGCCGCCTTCGGGCTGATTCATGCGGCTTGCGCCGCCCCCGCGCCGTATCCGTCCCGGCCGATCCAGCTGATCGTCGGCTTTGCGCCAGGCGGCGCGGCCGACACCATGGCCCGCGCGGTCGCCGAGGAAATGTCCAAGAGCCTGGGCCAGCCGGTGGTGGTGGACAACCGCAGCGGCGCCTCCGGCAACATCGCCACCCAGGCCGCGCTGGCCGCGGCGCCCGATGGCTATTCCGTGATCTTCGCGGCCATTCACCTGGCCACCAATCCGTCGATGATCGGCGTGCCCTACAACCCGCGCACCGACCTGGCGATGGTGGGCCAGATGACCAGCGTTCCGGTCTTCATGCTGGCGGCAGCCTCGTCCCCGTACCGGTCGGCGGCCGATGTCATCGCGGCGTCGCGCAGGCTCGATGGCGGGCTCAAGGTCGGCAGCGGTGGCATCGGCACGTCGTCGCACCTGGCGCTCGAGCTGCTCAAGCGCGCCGAGCACATGCCGGCACTGCATATCCCCTACCGCGGCGGCACGCCCGCGCTGCAAGGCCTGATGTCGGGCGAGGTGGACGTGATGTTCGACCTGGGCTCCGGGACCCTCAAGTCCTACATTGATGCGGGCAAGGTGCGGCCCCTGGCGGTGATGCAGGCCAGTGCGGTAAGCGGCGTCAAGGCACCGCCGGCCCCGGCGGCGGGCTTGCCCAAGGAGACCTATATCCGCAGCTGGCAGGGCCTGGCGGTGAAGGCCGGTACGCCACCTGCCGTCATCGACAAGCTGCATGCGGCGCTCAACGCGGCCATGCGCCAGCCGGCGGTGCAGGCCCGGGCACAGGCCATGGGCATGGAGCCCACGGCCAGCGCGACGCCCGCGGATTTCCAGAAGCTCTACCTGGAGGAACTGGCACGCTGGAGTGCGTTCATCAAGGCAGCAAACATCAAGCCGCAATAACCCTCCGGACACGATGAAAATCACGCAGGTCAAAGTTCACCTGATGCAGGCCGGCGCGCCGACCCATACGGCATGGGGCGGGGCGGGCAAAAGCGCCCTGGCGACGGGGCGCAACTGGCTGTTCGTTGAAGTTGCCACCGACGCGGGCCTGGTCGGCATCGGCGAAGGATCCGGATGGCCGCGCGTGGTCGCGGCCGGGCTGCCGGACCTGGCGCCGCTGCTGGCCGGCGAGGACCCGTTCCAGACCGAGCGTCTGCACCAGAAGCTGCGCGTGGCGTTGATGGGCCACGGCCACATCGGCGTGGTCGGCGCCGGGGCGCTGGCGGCGCTGGACACGGCGCTATGGGACATCAAGGCACAGGCGCTGGGCCGCCCGCTGCACGACCTGCTCGGCGGGGCGCTGCGCCAGCGCGTGTCCTACTACGCCCACGTGAAGGATGCCGAGACGGCGCGCGCCGCGGTGTCGCGCGGCGTACGCGCGGTCAAGGTCGGCGGGACGCAGCAGATCGTCGAGCGCGCCTGGGCGGTGCGCGAAGCGATCGGGCCGGATGTCGACCTGATCGTCGACCTGCACGGCCCGGCATGGCTGACCGGTGCGGATGCCGTGGCGGTAGGGCGGGCGCTGGAAGGCGCGCGCCTGCTGTTCCTCGAAGAGCCGGTCGGCCCGGAAGACGAACTGGGCTGGCGCCGCGTGCGCGACAGCGTCGCGTTGCCGCTTGCCGCCGGTGAGCGCCTTGGCACGCTGGCGGAGTTCGACCGGCTGATGGCGAGCGGCCTGGTCGATATCGTCCAGCCTGACACCGGCCGCACCGGCGGGCCGACGCAGCTCAAGAAGATTGCCGCCCTGGCCGAGGCGCGTTCACTGCTGCTGGCGCCGCATTCGGGCTCGCTGGGTCCGGTGGCGGAGTTCGCCGCGGTGCACTGGATCGCGACCTCGCCGACCGGCCTCATCCTCGAGCGCCTGGAACCCGACTGGCCCGGCAAGGCGCAGGCCATTACCGATTCGCTCCACGCCGAAGATGGCCAGATCCTGGTGCCGGCCGGGCCCGGCCTGGGCACCAGCCTGGAGCCTGACTTTATCGCGGCCCATCCCAGCGAGCGCAACGTTGCCTTGCCCGCCGGCGGCTGGGAGCCCGGCACTTCGCAAGAAACCCCATATCTCCAGGCGCGGCGCACCCGCGCACGCCTGACGCAATCGTAAGAAGGAGACCATTCCATGCCCCTGTCCGACGCCTCGCGCGAAATCCTGTTGCGCGTATCCACCGCCACGCTGACCACCATCCTGTTCAAGCGCGGCTTCCGCAACGTGTTCCTGCAGGGCCTCAGGCCCCTGAATCCCTCCGCGTGCCGCTTCGTCGGTCCGGCGTTCACGCTGCGCTATATCCCGGCACGCGAGGACCTCGACCCGATCACGGCGTTCGACGATCCGCGCCATCCCCAGCGCGTGGCCATCGAGGAATGCCCGGCCGGCCATGTGCTGGTCATGGACAGCCGCGGCGACGCCACGGCGGCATCGTCCGGCAACCTGCTGATTACCCGGCTCTGGCTGCGGGGCGGCGCCGGCGTGGTCACCGACGGCGGCTTCCGCGACAGCCCCGAGATCGCGGCGATGAACTTCCCCGCCTGGCACACCCGGCCATCGGCGCCGACCAACCTGATCCGTCACCATGCAGTCGACCTGCAACTCCCGATTGCCTGCGCCGGCGTCAGCATCTATCCGGGCGACATCATGGTGGCCGACGCGGAAGGGATCGTCTGCATCCCCAGGCACCTGGCGGAAGACGTCGCCCAGGAAGCAGTCCAGCAGACCATGTACGAGGACTGGGTCAACGAGAAGATTCTGGCCGGCGCCAGCCTGCCGGGACTGTATCCGCTGCTCGATCCGGCGCTGCAGCAGGAATACGCGCAATGGAAGGCGCAGGAGGGCCACCGCTATGACTGAGCAGCGCTTGCCCATCGTGGTGCTGACCGGCGCGGCGGGGCGCCTGGCCCAGCATGTGCGGCCGTTGCTGGCCGCCGCATGCCGCGAGGTGCGGCTTTGCGACGTGCGGCCCGTCACGCCGCAGGCCGGCAACGAGACCGCTTTCCAGTGCGCGCTGGAGGACGCCAGCCAGTTGCCCGCGCTGCTGGCCGGCGCCGACATGGTGGTCCATTTCGCCGGCTATCCGCGCGAAGCGGCATGGGACGTGATCCTGCCGGCCAACGTCGCCAGCGTCGCCAACCTGTGGGAGGCGGCGCGCGCGGCGCGCGTTCAGCGCATGATCTACGCCAGTTCCAACCACGCAATGGGCCTGTATCCGCGCGCCACTACCGTCGGCAGCGAAGACCTGCCGCGCCCGGATTCGCGCTACGGCGTGTCCAAGGTCTTCATGGAAGCGGTGGCGGGCCTGTACGCGCAGAAGTTCGGGCTGAAGGGCTTTGGCATGCGCATTGGCCACTGCTCGCCCGAACCGCTCGATGCGCGGATGCTGTCGCACTGGGTCAGCCCGCGCGACCTGGCGCAGCTGGTGCGGGTCGGCATGGAGGCCGACTACGACAACGCCATCGTCTATGGCGTCTCCGACAATGCCCGGACCTGGTGGGACAACACGCGCGCCCATGTGCTTGGCTACCGGCCGCAGGATTCGGCTGACCCTTACCGCGAGGCTTTGCAGGACAAGGTCAGCAGTGATCCGCTGGCAGAACATTTCCAGGGCGGCGACTTTGCCGCAGCGGAGTTCAATCGTGATCGTTCCCTATTCGACGTCGATCGTTGAGGTCCTGTCGGGCCGCACGCAGCAAGGGCTGGCATTGCGCCAATTCCGGGTCGGCAACCGCGTGGGCGAGTGCCCGATCTGGGCGGACGCGCGCCTGACCTGGATCGATGTGCGGGCGCCCGCCTTGCATGCGCTCGATCCGGCAACGGGCCGGCTCGACACCTGGACGCTGCCCAAGCCGGTGGGTGCGCATGCGCTCTGCGTTGACGGTAGCATCCTGCTCGCCTTGCGCGATGAGCTGGCGATCCTCGACCCGGAGCGCGCATCGCTGTGCACCGTGGCGGCACCGGAGCCGGACCGCCCGCACAACCGGCTCAACGAGGGCCGGGTGTCCCCTTGCGGTGCCTGGTTTGTCTTCGGTTCGATGGACGACTCGGGCGCGGGCCGGCCAACCGGCCAGCTCCACGCCTG
The window above is part of the Cupriavidus taiwanensis LMG 19424 genome. Proteins encoded here:
- a CDS encoding CBS domain-containing protein, encoding MKVSDILQIKGNTLYTVTPDTSLLVAVHTMAEHDIGSLVVMEYGDLVGMLTFREIIETLARNNGNVGTSSIRKVMDDAPLTCTMETDVNEVRRMMLERHTRYLPVLDNRTLMGVISFYDVAKAVVEDQSFENKMLKAYIRDWPEERAE
- a CDS encoding MFS transporter translates to MSQHSQFRLLGLRRFAPFFWTQFLGAMNDNVFKVAFTSLVTYHTALFEGVDARSAAFLISAIFIAPFVLFSATSGQIADKLEKSRLIRLVKSLEIAIMVLGLAGFAWHSAPLLYAGTFLMGLHSTLFGPVKFAYLPQHLDESELVGGNGLVEMGTFVAILIGTLIGGELAGLRQGGTIVGPLYVGAVCVAIAIAGRLVAGGIPASPAPQPDLRINWNPFSETWRNLVLARGNRTVFLSLLGISWLWFLGATFLTSFFSYAKDVLGGDQNVVTLLLAVFSLGIGTGSLLCERLSGRHVEVGLVPFGSIGMTVFAVDLYFASQGQAPAALSGVGAFLAAPHHWRVLADLFLLAMFGGFYSVPLYALIQSRSAPTHRARIIAANNILNSFFMIAASLLGVAMTQAGYSIPQLFLVVGLLNAVVAVYIYSLVPEFLLRFIAWILVHTLYRLRRINAERIPADGPAVLVCNHVSFADAVVLMACSPRPVRFVMDHNIFKVPLLSWFFRQARAIPIAPAHQDPEMLRRAYDSVAQALEDGDLVCIFPEGKITATGEINPFKQGVQQIIRRTPVPVVPMALRGLWGSFFSRKGAPAMSRPFRRGILNRLELVVGEPVPPEAATPEGLQQMVQALRGDWR
- a CDS encoding glutathione S-transferase C-terminal domain-containing protein, with the translated sequence MITLYTFGPAFGLPDASPFVTKAEMLLKLAGLPYHARRGSLRRAPKGKLPYLDDMGRIVADSTMIRWHIEKTYHIDFDDGLGPAERGIAWAAEKLMEDHLYWAVARVRWLDQANFDKGPAQFFRSVPAPVRGLAERLVRYKVRKTLWGQGLGRHSEEELVALATKGVTSIADILGDKRYLMGDKPCGADATLFAFAGSLLCPVFDTPIRTAAEGHANLVAYMARMRAEFYPELAAAPVPQGVAA
- the aroC gene encoding chorismate synthase produces the protein MSGNTLGLLFTVTTFGESHGPAIGAVVDGCPPGLALTEADIQGDLDRRKPGTSRHVTQRKEPDQVEILSGVFEGKTTGTPICLLIRNTDQRSKDYGNIVETFRPGHADYTYWQKYGIRDHRGGGRSSARLTAPVVAAGAVAKKWLREQYGTEIRGYMSQLGEIAVPFTDWSHVPENPFFAANADIIPELETYMDALRRDGDSVGARIEVVASHVPVGLGEPLFDKLDADIAHAMMGINAVKGVEIGAGFDSVAQRGSVHGDELTAAGFRTNNAGGVLGGISTGQDITVSLAIKPTSSIRTPRESIDKAGNAATVETFGRHDPCVGIRATPIAEAMLALVLIDHALRHRAQCGDVRVETPRIPAQAGQTR
- a CDS encoding MFS transporter, with translation MPPLRGTGPGAAGGPDYARFGLFYLGYYGYVGLISPYVSLYFADRGFDPVQIGVLMASFQVSRIVGPYLWGWLSDVMHTRVRILRVSAFTSLLAFLLLPGVGSYGGMMAMMLTLSLLTSAMSPLGDALTISTLRRHGAFDHSYGRIRMFGSLGFIGAVLAGGALFEAVGMRAFPWVASALLAILAAVVLTMRDAADEGPRTPPPRALPLLRRPDVAWFLASAFLMMFAHAALYVFYSLWLETLGYSKFAIGVMWTIGVVAEIVFFYYQGLLFARYALRTILAGTFVLAALRFGLTGYLAQFAWLMAVVQVLHAATFAAHHSASLKRLQVWFAGPLQGRGQALYTGISYGVGGTLGGLAMGWTWNALAPAHTFGLAAVAAAAGAFCAVMSFRAEGSPAKAVKAAEGAEGAERAEAVSRGDSVQGR
- a CDS encoding porin — protein: MKKFFLPLCLASGFAGPALAQSGVSLYGLIDTTIRYTTHENPSGDGKFQMGDGVLTGTRFGMQGTETLGNGYRAFFVLENGFLPDTGMASQGGRLFGRKAFVGLGGDFGSLKLGRDFTVIHEVIASYDTMALPNLGLIAFQSGNYTGGVRQDNMLKYSGVFGPVTVAAQHAFGEVAGSFPASSSTGASLTYSSGPVKLAGGYQIMRDTATYFGTAVPTSDQQVWSVGGTYRWGNTLFNAGFTRSTYDQAGYRDNAYYAGLKHAFSDAWTFYLTGTYDRMKINGDGGNRYTAAMMVDYNLSKRTDVYVEADYTALTGTWRTLASRPNFVTPFFGHGNRIGVTTGLRHKF